One part of the Oryzias melastigma strain HK-1 linkage group LG21, ASM292280v2, whole genome shotgun sequence genome encodes these proteins:
- the fhl2a gene encoding four and a half LIM domains protein 2a, translated as MTERYDCHYCKESLFGKKYVLREENPYCVKCYESLYSNTCEECKKPIGCNTRDLSYKDRHWHEDCFKCFQCKRSLVDKPFSTKDEQLLCTECYSNEYSSKCHECKKTIMPGSRKMEHKGNSWHETCFTCKRCQQPIGTKSFIPKDNHNYCVPCYEKQFAMQCVHCKKPITTGGVTYRDQPWHKDCFLCTSCKQQLSGQRFTSKDDFAYCLNCFCNLYAKKCASCTTPISGLGGSKYISFEERQWHNDCFNCKKCSVSLVGRGFLTERDDILCPECGKDI; from the exons ATGACCGAGCGCTACGACTGTCACTACTGCAAGGAGTCCCTGTTTGGGAAGAAGTATGTTCTCAGGGAGGAGAACCCCTACTGTGTGAAATGCTACGAAAGCCTGTACTCCAACACCTGTGAGGAATGCAAGAAGCCTATTGGCTGCAACACCAGG GATCTGTCCTACAAAGACCGTCACTGGCATGAAGACTGCTTTAAGTGCTTCCAGTGCAAGCGCTCCCTCGTGGACAAGCCCTTCTCCACCAAAGATGAGCAGCTCCTCTGCACTGAATGCTACTCCAATGAGTATTCCTCCAAGTGCCACGAGTGCAAGAAAACCATTATGCCAG GCTCCAGAAAGATGGAGCACAAGGGGAACAGCTGGCACGAGACCTGCTTTACCTGCAAGAGGTGCCAGCAGCCAATTGGCACCAAGAGCTTCATCCCCAAGGACAACCACAACTACTGCGTGCCCTGCTATGAGAAACAGTTTGCCATGCAGTGTGTGCACTGCAAGAAG CCCATCACCACCGGTGGAGTGACCTACCGTGACCAGCCCTGGCACAAGGACTGCTTCCTCTGCACCAGCTGCAAGCAGCAACTGTCCGGCCAGAGGTTCACCTCTAAAGATGACTTTGCGTACTGCCTCAACTGCTTCTGTAACCTCTATGCCAAGAAATGTGCCTCCTGCACCACCCCCATTAGTG GATTAGGAGGAAGCAAGTACATTTCCTTTGAGGAGCGCCAGTGGCACAACGACTGCTTCAACTGCAAGAAGTGCTCCGTGTCCTTGGTGGGGCGTGGCTTCCTGACTGAACGCGATGACATCCTGTGCCCCGAGTGCGGCAAAGACATCTAa